A stretch of Paludisphaera borealis DNA encodes these proteins:
- the rplQ gene encoding 50S ribosomal protein L17, with translation MRHRKAGRKFKRTPEHRRMLLRNLATALLEHGKITTTLPKAKELQPYAEKLITLAKDGFELNNFRRSLAVLTNKQVAYKLFHEVGPRFKNRPGGYTRIYKLAKVRQGDAAAMAVISLLGEDEQIKAPTRPAVVPSLAPAPAAH, from the coding sequence ATGCGTCATAGAAAAGCCGGCCGCAAGTTCAAGCGAACTCCCGAACACCGCCGCATGCTCCTGCGCAATCTGGCCACCGCGCTGCTGGAACACGGCAAGATCACCACGACCCTGCCCAAAGCCAAGGAGCTTCAGCCGTACGCGGAGAAGCTGATCACCCTGGCCAAGGACGGGTTCGAGCTCAACAACTTCCGGCGCAGCCTGGCGGTCCTGACCAACAAGCAGGTCGCCTACAAGCTGTTCCACGAGGTCGGCCCCCGGTTCAAGAACCGCCCCGGCGGCTACACCCGGATCTACAAGCTCGCCAAGGTCCGTCAGGGCGACGCCGCCGCGATGGCCGTCATCTCCCTGCTGGGCGAGGACGAGCAGATCAAGGCCCCGACCCGGCCCGCCGTCGTCCCCTCGCTGGCCCCGGCTCCCGCCGCGCACTGA